The nucleotide sequence CGGGGAGAGTACCATCAACATGAGGCGAATCCTTGCAGCGGGGTAGGGTGGGATTGTAGCGGAGCCGGCCGCCTAGCGCGCCGGCTCCATGAGTCTGGCGGTGCCGGATACGCGGATTGAGCTGCCTTTTTCAGCCGGGATCATGGCCTGCAAGCAAGAACGCTGGCCCATGTCTTCACCCTGTACTACTTCGATATGGCCGCCATGCTCCCAGCCAATATCGCGCAGATAACCGGCTAGAGCTGCCGTGGCGGCGCCGGTGGCCGGGTCTTCATAGACACCGCCCGCAGCGAAGGCATTACGGCTGTGAAAGCGTTGCCGGTCTTCTGCCCACAGCAGCAGGATGGTGGTGAGCCCGGCACGGCGCATCAAGTCGCGGCCTGCTTCCAGCGAATAGCGCATGGCGGACAGGGTGGCGCGCTCTTGCAAGGCCAGTAGCAGGTGCTCGGCTCCGGCATGGATCAGGGCCGGGGGCAGCTCTGGAGAGAGTTGGTCGGGGCTTAGCCCAAATAAGGTGAGTGCCTCTTGCAGCAATGCTGCCGGTGCCGGCGCACTGCGTGTCGGTGGTGACTGCAGGGCGGCACTGAGCTGGTCTGCCTGGAATTGGCCACTGACGCTGATGTTGGCCTGATTCAGTTGCAGGGGGAAATCCCCATTACCGTATTGCATGGCCAGCGCCGCACCCAGGGCAATGGTGGCATGGCCGCAAAACGGGACTTCTGCTTCCGGTGAAAAATAGCGTACGCGCCAGCCCTCGCCCTGCGGCATGGCAAATACGGTTTCCGAGAAGCCTAGCTCGGCGGCAATCCTTTGCATTTCACTGTCACTGGGCAAGCTGGGCTGGATCACAACACCGGCCGGGTTGCCACCGTTGTCGCCATCGGAAAATGCGGCAATCTTCAGAATATTCATCACAGGCTCCTGCCGGGTAGAATGGCACGTCAGATTCTAGGAGATGTGGGCATGCGGGTCGTTGTTCAACGGGTAAGCGAAGCAAGCGTGACGGTTGCCGGCGAGGTGTGCGGCCAGATTGGCGCAGGGCTGCTATTGCTGGTGGGGGTGGAGGAGGTGGATGGCCAGCAGGATATCGACTGGCTGGTACGCAAGATCAGCCAATTGCGCATTTTCAATGATGCCGCCGGCGTGATGAATCTTTCCCTGCTGGAAGGTGGTGGCGAGGTGCTGGCGGTCAGTCAGTTCACCCTGTTTGCCTCAACTCGCAAAGGTAATCGGCCTTCCTATAGCCGGGCTGCGCGTGGTGATATTTCCCGGCCCGTATTCGACCAGTTTGTTGTCAGCCTGGGCCAGGCGATTGGCCGTGCAGTGCCGACGGGAATTTTTGGGGCGGACATGCAGGTTGCGCTGGTCAATGACGGGCCCGTGACCATTTTGCTGGACAGCCGCGACCCTGAGTGAGCGCCGCAGTGGCTGATGGCAGACAAGAAAAAACCCGCGGCAGCGGGTTTTTCATTGGCAGGAGCAGGTGAATTACAGGCCCTGGGTCTCGATGCGTACGCGCTGGCCCGGTTGCAGGCGGGTCAGCTGGTTGGCATCGTTCCAGCGCTGGATATCAGCGTGGTTGACACCAAAGCGGCGGGCAATGCTGTAAACGGTATCGCCGCGTTGCACCACGTATTCGGCCGGTACTGCTCCGGTGGCCTGAGCCATGCTGCCACTGACTTTGACCATCGCTTCATCCTGCGCACTGGGAACCGGTACGGCTTCGGCCAGCATGGTGTTGGCAGCCAGCGGGTTGCCCTTCACCTTGATGACCTGACCCAGCTTGACGGTGTTATCCGCCATATTGTTGAAGGCTTTCAGGTCTGACACGCTGACATTGTAGCGGCGCGCAATATTGAACAAGGTATCGCCACTGGCGACAGTGTGCTGGCTGGCGGCGGGGTTGACGCTGGCCAGACGGGCTTCCAGCGGCTTGGGCGGCGGCGTGGTGCTGGAGGGCAGGTTGGGTGCTTCAGCCTTGGCCAGCAATACCGGTTTGGCAGCAAGCACTGGCGGTGCAATTACTGCGGGTTTGGCCGGTGTGCTGTCGGCAATGATGGTTGGCTCAACTGTGGCAACCGTGTTGGCAACTGGCGGCGTGGCCACGCTGGCCGCTGCTACTGCTACCGAATTGCTGACAGGCAAGGGTTTGGCCACGCTGGCAGGTGCAGCACTGGCAACCGTTTGAGTCTCGATCCTGCTGGCCAGGACCGGCGAGCTTGTCACCGGGGCCGGAGCCGCGGCGATCAGGCTGCTGCTATCGCCCAGGTTGCCATCGCCACCATCCAGCGGGCTGGCACCATCACTCTTGCCGCGCAAGGCAACCAGTACCGGGCGGCCGGCAGTCAGATTACGTGAACCTACCTTGTTGACGTTCTGCAGTTCTGCCGAGGTCATGCCATAGCGCTCGGCAACGCTGGCCACGTTTTCTTCGCTGCTTGGGGTATATACCTGCCAACTGAGCAAGGGTTTGTTCCAGTGCGACAGGTTGTAATCGAACTTGTCGGCCTTGGATAGCGGAATCAGCATCTGCCGGCCCGGCTTGTGCGCGTATACCGGCAGATTGAAGGCGGGGTTCAGTTCCTTGAATTCGGCAACGGAAATGCCCGCCATCTTGGCTGCGACGTCGATGTCCATGTGACGACCGGTGGACACCGCGATGAAGTAAGGCTTGTTCGGGAATTTATCCAGCTTGACGCCGAATTTTTCCGGCTGGCTGAGAATGTTGCGCACGGCAATCAGCTTGGGAGCGTAATTGCGCGTTTCATTCGGCATCTTGATGTTTTCGTAGGTCGGTTCAAGACCTGCGGCCTGGGCGCGGGCAATGGCGCGTGCCAGATTGCCCTCGCCCCAGTTGTAGGCGGCCAGGGCCAGATTCCAGTCGCCAAACTGCGCGTACAGATTCTGCAGATAATCCAGCGCGGCGCGGGTGGCTTCCATGACATCGCGGCGGCCGTCGTACCACCAGGTCTGTTCCAGACCGTAATGACGGCCGGTGGCGGGCATGAACTGCCACAGCCCGGCCGCGCCCACTGGCGAATTGGCGGTGGGGACAAAGGCGCTTTCCACTACCGGCAGGAAGGCGATTTCGGTCGGCATGCCACGGCGTTCCACTTCATTCATGATGTGAAACAGGTATTTGTGGCTGCGGTCCAGCATGCGTTTGAAGTATTCGGGCTTGCTGCTGTAGAGGCGTTCCTGCTTGTGCACGATGTCGGCGTTGACTTCGGTCAGCTGGAAACCTTCGCGTGCGCGTTCCCACACATTGTCGCCATTGCGTAGCAGGGTGGAGTTCAGCAGCATCATGTCCAGGCCAGCGGCCTGAGCTTCGTCGACACCGACGGATTGCCGGAATGCCCCTGAATCGGCATGTGCCAGGGATGAAACGGAAAATGCAAATGACAACGAAAGTGCCAATGGTGTAATTCTTTTCATTTGGCCAGCCCGGAATTCTGATCTCGGCCGATGCTAAACACCCCCCAAGGGTGTGTCAATCGAAAAAGGCAAATCATTTCATGAGCTTTGCTTGAATGAGTCGATATATTTAATAAAGGTTGGCAGCCAGCCTTTTGGCAAGAATGATCTACCCGGAATGCATGTCAGCGGAAGCTGTTCTTCCATTCGCGCAACACCGTGAACACCTGCAGGCGGTCTTGCAGCGCATGTCCGGCCTGCCGGCTGGCCTGCTGTTGCACGGCCGGTTTGTTGCAACGCATGAAGGGGTTGGTGGTTTTCTCCAGTCCCAGCTCGGTTGGCAGCGTGGGCAAACCCATGGCGATCTGCTTTTGGTCCAGCAGCTGGCGCAGCTGTATTTCGTCATTGTCCGGCTCTACTGCCAGCGCAAACTTGAGGTTGGACAAGGTGTATTCGTGTGCCGGATAAAAACGGGTGGTATCTGGCAGCGCGGCCAGCTTGTCCAGCGAGGCCAGCATCTGCGCCGGGCTGCCTTCAAACAGCCGGCCACAGCCCGCTCCGAACAGGGTGTCACCGCAGAACAACTGGCCATGGCCGTAATAACCCAGGTGGTCCAGCGTGTGGCCCGGCAGGGCCAATACTTCGAATTGGTAGCCCTGCCAGTCAATCCGGTCGCCTTCTGCGACTGGCTGATTGACGCCGCTGATGCTGGCCGGGCCGTACACCTTTGCCTGTGGCCAGCGCTGCAACAGCTCGGTCAGTCCGCCACAGTGGTCGGCATGGTGATGGGTGATCAGAATGCCTTGCAGCGCCAGACCGCCGTGCTCCAGAAAGGCGATCAGTGGTGCCGCGTCGCCCGGATCAACTGCAAGTGCGCCGGTGCCCTGCTGCAAAACCCAGATATAATTGTCGGCAAATGCCCGAACGGGGGTAATGGTAAACATGGTCGGATCGGACTCCTTCAATGATGCAAGCGTTTTCCACGTGGCTGGCCACGACCGAACTGGGACATTACCTGCTGGAGTGCGAACAGGCGTTTTTCGATCGGGCTGTCGCCGATATTTTCGGTTTTCATGCGGTGCAGATGGGCTTGCCGGAGGTGGATTTTCTGGCGGCTAACCGCATCCCCTGGCAATGTCGGGCGGCCGAAAGCGGCCAGACGGCGCAGATCATCTGTCACCCGGCACAACTGCCTTTCGAATCGCGCAGCCTCGATCTGCTGGTGATGCCACATTTGCTGGATTTTACCACCGAGCCGCACCAGGTACTGCGTGAGGTGGAAAGAGTGCTGGTGCCGGAAGGGCGTCTGCTGATGACCGGTTTCAATCCGGTGTCCTTGTGGGGCGTGCGCCGCTTGATACAGGGCCGGGCAGATACACCGTGGCGTGGCAATTTTTTCCCGCTGATCCGCATTCGCGACTGGCTGAAACTGCTGGATCTGGAGCCGGTCGCTGGCTGTTTCATGGCTTATGCTCCCCCCGTTTCGCAGCGAGACTGGCTGGACCGCTTTGGTTTTCTGGAGCGGGCTGGCGACAAGTGGTGGCCGCTGGCCGCCGGCGTGTATGGCATTGAAGCCATCAAGCGTCAGCGCGGCATGCGGCTGATTACCCCAAAATGGAAAACCGCCAAGTCGCCACAGGGGCTGGTGGTGGCCGGTGGCAACGAGCGCCACCCTACGCACAAGCAAGCTGCCACCCCCAGCCGGTGTACGGAGACAGCCAACATGACCATGCCCGGTCGGCAGGACGGGGCGGAACTGACAGAGACACATGACAACTGAAGATCGCGTTGAGATTTATACCGATGGTGCCTGCAAGGGTAATCCTGGCCCTGGTGGCTGGGGTGCGCTGCTGCGTTTCAAAGGCAAGGAAAAGGAATTGTTTGGTGGCGAGCGTGGTACCACCAATAACCGCATGGAGCTGCTGGCGGTGATTCGCGCGCTGGAGGCATTGAACCGGCCTTGCAGTGTGGTGGTCTACACCGACTCGCAATATGTGCAGAAAGGCATTTCCGAGTGGATCCACGGCTGGAAGGCACGTGGCTGGAAAACCGCCGCCAAGGAACCCGTCAAGAATGCCGACTTGTGGCAGGCGCTGGATGCCGAACGCAACCGCCATGCCCATGTCGAGTGGCGCTGGGTGAAGGGCCACGCCGGCCATGAGTTCAACGAACGCGCCGATCAGCTGGCCAACCGTGGCGTCGACACGCTGTAAACCCCCTGACAGATTTATTGATTGCGACCGGCTCCGTCCGGTCCGTCCGAAAGCAGCAGCATGAGACAGATCATTCTCGATACTGAAACCACCGGCCTCGACCCTGATCAGGGCCACCGCATTATTGAATTCGCCGGTCTGGAGATGGTGAACCGCAAGCTGACCGGCAAGCATCTGCACGTTTACATTCACCCCGAGCGTGATATCGACCCGGATGCCGAACGGGTACACGGTATTTCACTGGCCTCGCTGGAGGGCAAGCCGCGCTTTGCCCAGGTGGCGGCCGAGCTGGCCGACTTCATGCGTGGGGCCGAGCTGATCATTCATAACGCGCCGTTTGACGTCAAATTCCTCAATGCCGAATTCGACCGCATGGGCCTGCCGCGCATCAAGGATGTGGCCGAGCAGGTGACCGACACCCTGGCCATGGCGCGTGACCAGTTTCCCGGCAAGCGCAACAGTCTGGATGCCTTGTGTGACCGCTTTGAAATCGACCGCTCCAACCGTACCCTGCACGGCGCGCTGATCGACTGCGAACTGCTGTCGGAAGTCTATTTGTGGATGACCCGTGGCCAGGAAAGCCTGGTCATGGATATCGATGTCGATAATGGCAGCCAGCAGGCCGGCGACATCCAGTTCGAGCGCAAGCCCTTGTCGGTGCGCCGGGCCAGCGAGGACGAACTGGCTGCGCACCAGAGCTATCTGGGCGATCTGGACAAGGCGGTCAAGGGCAGTTGCCTGTGGCGCACGCTGGAGAACCCGCCGGCGGGGGATGCTGCATGAGCCGTTATCTTGCCCTGGTGCCGGCCGCTGGTTCCGGCAGCCGTTTTGGCGGCCCCAGCCCCAAGCAGTATCTGCAACTGAACAATCGTCCGCTGATGTGGCACACCTTGCAGGTACTGTGTCAGGTGGAAGCCATCAGCCAGGTGGTGGTGGTGATTTCGCCGGGCGACGAATGGTTTGATGATTTTGAATGGGATCTGCCCAAGCTCAGCGTGCAGCGCGTGGGCGGTGCCAGCCGCGCCGAAAGCGTGCGCAACGGTTTGCAGGCCATGGAAGCCGCCGAGCAGGACTGGGTGCTGGTGCATGATGCCGCGCGCTGCTGCCTGTCTGTCGCTGCCGTGGAGCGGCTGATTGCCACGCTGGCCGATGACCCGGTGGGCGGCCTGCTGGCCTTGCCGGTGCCGGATACGGTGAAGCGGGCGGATGGAGAAGGCCGCATCAGCGCCACCGTGCCGCGTCAGGGGCTGTGGCTGGCGCAGACGCCGCAGATGTTCCGTGCCGGGCTGCTGGCCCAGGCACTGGCCGCTGCTGCTGTGGCGGATATCACCGATGAAGCCTCCGCCGTGGAGCAATATGGCCACAAGCCCCGTCTGGTGGAGGGCGATGCACAGAATTTCAAGGTGACCTACCCACGCGATCTGGCGCTGGCGCGCGCTATTCTGGCCGCAAGAAAGGATTGAACAGCATGTTCCGAGTTGGACAAGGTTACGACGTGCATCAACTGGTGGAAGGCCGCCCGCTGATTCTGGGGGGGGTGACCATCCCGCACAGCCATGGCCTGCTGGGGCATTCCGATGCCGATGCCCTGCTGCATGCCATTACCGATGCGATTTTGGGTGCGGCTGCGCTGGGCGATATCGGCCGCCACTTTCCGGATACCGACGAGCGCTTCAAGGGCGCGGATAGCCGGGTGCTGCTGCGCGAGGCCGCGGCACGGGTGCGTGCGGCGGGCTGGCAAGTAGTGAATGTGGACGCCACGCTGATCGCGCAGCGCCCCAAGCTGGCACCGCACATCGATGCCATGTGTGCCTGCATCGCCGCCGACCTGGGGCTGGCTGCCGGTGCGGTCAACGTCAAGGGCAAGACCAATGAAAAACTGGGCTATCTGGGACGTGGCGAGGCGATCGAAGCGCAGGCCATTTGTCTGCTGATGCCGGCGCAGTGATGGTTGGCGCACCGACAGAAGCCAGCCGATGTGGGATAATCCCGTTCTGAATGCGGAATCGAACTCACCTGATGGAGGTATCAACATGCTGACCCAAGACCAACTCAAGCTGGCCGTGGCCCAAAAGGCGCTGGAATTCGTGCCG is from Aquitalea aquatilis and encodes:
- the rnhA gene encoding ribonuclease HI is translated as MTTEDRVEIYTDGACKGNPGPGGWGALLRFKGKEKELFGGERGTTNNRMELLAVIRALEALNRPCSVVVYTDSQYVQKGISEWIHGWKARGWKTAAKEPVKNADLWQALDAERNRHAHVEWRWVKGHAGHEFNERADQLANRGVDTL
- the ispF gene encoding 2-C-methyl-D-erythritol 2,4-cyclodiphosphate synthase, with the protein product MFRVGQGYDVHQLVEGRPLILGGVTIPHSHGLLGHSDADALLHAITDAILGAAALGDIGRHFPDTDERFKGADSRVLLREAAARVRAAGWQVVNVDATLIAQRPKLAPHIDAMCACIAADLGLAAGAVNVKGKTNEKLGYLGRGEAIEAQAICLLMPAQ
- the gloB gene encoding hydroxyacylglutathione hydrolase codes for the protein MFTITPVRAFADNYIWVLQQGTGALAVDPGDAAPLIAFLEHGGLALQGILITHHHADHCGGLTELLQRWPQAKVYGPASISGVNQPVAEGDRIDWQGYQFEVLALPGHTLDHLGYYGHGQLFCGDTLFGAGCGRLFEGSPAQMLASLDKLAALPDTTRFYPAHEYTLSNLKFALAVEPDNDEIQLRQLLDQKQIAMGLPTLPTELGLEKTTNPFMRCNKPAVQQQASRQAGHALQDRLQVFTVLREWKNSFR
- a CDS encoding PhzF family phenazine biosynthesis protein; this encodes MNILKIAAFSDGDNGGNPAGVVIQPSLPSDSEMQRIAAELGFSETVFAMPQGEGWRVRYFSPEAEVPFCGHATIALGAALAMQYGNGDFPLQLNQANISVSGQFQADQLSAALQSPPTRSAPAPAALLQEALTLFGLSPDQLSPELPPALIHAGAEHLLLALQERATLSAMRYSLEAGRDLMRRAGLTTILLLWAEDRQRFHSRNAFAAGGVYEDPATGAATAALAGYLRDIGWEHGGHIEVVQGEDMGQRSCLQAMIPAEKGSSIRVSGTARLMEPAR
- a CDS encoding lytic transglycosylase, translated to MMLLNSTLLRNGDNVWERAREGFQLTEVNADIVHKQERLYSSKPEYFKRMLDRSHKYLFHIMNEVERRGMPTEIAFLPVVESAFVPTANSPVGAAGLWQFMPATGRHYGLEQTWWYDGRRDVMEATRAALDYLQNLYAQFGDWNLALAAYNWGEGNLARAIARAQAAGLEPTYENIKMPNETRNYAPKLIAVRNILSQPEKFGVKLDKFPNKPYFIAVSTGRHMDIDVAAKMAGISVAEFKELNPAFNLPVYAHKPGRQMLIPLSKADKFDYNLSHWNKPLLSWQVYTPSSEENVASVAERYGMTSAELQNVNKVGSRNLTAGRPVLVALRGKSDGASPLDGGDGNLGDSSSLIAAAPAPVTSSPVLASRIETQTVASAAPASVAKPLPVSNSVAVAAASVATPPVANTVATVEPTIIADSTPAKPAVIAPPVLAAKPVLLAKAEAPNLPSSTTPPPKPLEARLASVNPAASQHTVASGDTLFNIARRYNVSVSDLKAFNNMADNTVKLGQVIKVKGNPLAANTMLAEAVPVPSAQDEAMVKVSGSMAQATGAVPAEYVVQRGDTVYSIARRFGVNHADIQRWNDANQLTRLQPGQRVRIETQGL
- the dtd gene encoding D-aminoacyl-tRNA deacylase, giving the protein MRVVVQRVSEASVTVAGEVCGQIGAGLLLLVGVEEVDGQQDIDWLVRKISQLRIFNDAAGVMNLSLLEGGGEVLAVSQFTLFASTRKGNRPSYSRAARGDISRPVFDQFVVSLGQAIGRAVPTGIFGADMQVALVNDGPVTILLDSRDPE
- a CDS encoding class I SAM-dependent methyltransferase, with amino-acid sequence MMQAFSTWLATTELGHYLLECEQAFFDRAVADIFGFHAVQMGLPEVDFLAANRIPWQCRAAESGQTAQIICHPAQLPFESRSLDLLVMPHLLDFTTEPHQVLREVERVLVPEGRLLMTGFNPVSLWGVRRLIQGRADTPWRGNFFPLIRIRDWLKLLDLEPVAGCFMAYAPPVSQRDWLDRFGFLERAGDKWWPLAAGVYGIEAIKRQRGMRLITPKWKTAKSPQGLVVAGGNERHPTHKQAATPSRCTETANMTMPGRQDGAELTETHDN
- the ispD gene encoding 2-C-methyl-D-erythritol 4-phosphate cytidylyltransferase, which translates into the protein MSRYLALVPAAGSGSRFGGPSPKQYLQLNNRPLMWHTLQVLCQVEAISQVVVVISPGDEWFDDFEWDLPKLSVQRVGGASRAESVRNGLQAMEAAEQDWVLVHDAARCCLSVAAVERLIATLADDPVGGLLALPVPDTVKRADGEGRISATVPRQGLWLAQTPQMFRAGLLAQALAAAAVADITDEASAVEQYGHKPRLVEGDAQNFKVTYPRDLALARAILAARKD
- the dnaQ gene encoding DNA polymerase III subunit epsilon, which translates into the protein MRQIILDTETTGLDPDQGHRIIEFAGLEMVNRKLTGKHLHVYIHPERDIDPDAERVHGISLASLEGKPRFAQVAAELADFMRGAELIIHNAPFDVKFLNAEFDRMGLPRIKDVAEQVTDTLAMARDQFPGKRNSLDALCDRFEIDRSNRTLHGALIDCELLSEVYLWMTRGQESLVMDIDVDNGSQQAGDIQFERKPLSVRRASEDELAAHQSYLGDLDKAVKGSCLWRTLENPPAGDAA